The Primulina eburnea isolate SZY01 chromosome 8, ASM2296580v1, whole genome shotgun sequence genome contains a region encoding:
- the LOC140839375 gene encoding pentatricopeptide repeat-containing protein At5g59600, translating into MHLPFTYDNLIKIYTKNRALKPGKSLHAHLIINGSFRSSNIASKLIPFYTRCKQLATAGKVFDRIPRSVVHGWVALIGSYSRDGYYQEAMHVFAEMLREGFKCDRIVLPSVLKACGHLCDNRTGEKLHCVVLKSEFEVDAFVTCALIDMYSKCGVVEWARSVFHGMVEKDLVAVNAMVSGYVQNGFPEKALCLIDEMKLLRIIPDIVTWNTLISGFSQANDNIMVHKIFQIMDANGIKPDVVTWTAVISSLVQNFRNEEAFATFRQMLEAGILPTPATISGLLPAAATMANLGHGKAIHGHSVVMGYEGNLFVRSALVDMYAKSGSISEARSLFLKMSERNSVSWNSMIFGYANHGYCNEAIELFKKMLRVAEKELDHLTFTAVLMACAHCGMVDLGESLFQLMQEKYRIMPRLEHYACMVDLLGKAGMISEAYGFIRTMPIEPDLFVWGAFLGACRQHGWVDMAEIAVKQLAKLEPKSAGSSVLLFSLYMDSNKLENALMVKKVMKKRKLRNFPSCSWIEAM; encoded by the coding sequence ATGCACCTTCCCTTTACATacgataatttaattaaaatatacacCAAAAATCGAGCTTTGAAACCAGGAAAATCACTTCATGCCCACCTGATAATCAATGGATCGTTTCGTTCCTCCAACATTGCTTCCAAGCTCATACCGTTTTACACACGGTGCAAGCAGTTAGCTACTGCCGGGAAAGTGTTCGACAGAATTCCAAGGTCAGTGGTGCATGGTTGGGTTGCTCTCATAGGATCATATTCGAGAGATGGCTATTATCAGGAGGCCATGCATGTGTTTGCAGAAATGCTGAGGGAAGGGTTTAAGTGTGACAGAATCGTTCTTCCTAGTGTTCTGAAAGCATGTGGGCACCTTTGTGATAATAGAACCGGAGAAAAATTACATTGTGTCGTCTTGAAAAGTGAGTTTGAGGTCGATGCATTTGTAACATGTGCATTGATAGATATGTATTCCAAATGTGGGGTGGTCGAATGGGCCAGAAGTGTGTTCCATGGCATGGTGGAGAAGGATTTGGTAGCTGTGAATGCTATGGTTTCAGGTTATGTTCAAAATGGTTTCCCTGAAAAAGCATTGTGCTTGATTGATGAGATGAAATTATTGAGAATTATACCTGATATTGTTACATGGAACACATTGATCTCGGGGTTCTCACAAGCGAATGATAACATTATGGTTCACAAAATATTCCAAATTATGGATGCTAATGGGATTAAGCCAGATGTGGTGACCTGGACTGCTGTCATTTCCAGTTTGGTTCAAAACTTTAGAAACGAGGAGGCGTTTGCTACATTCCGGCAGATGTTGGAAGCGGGTATTCTCCCTACACCAGCCACCATAAGTGGTCTATTGCCTGCTGCTGCTACTATGGCAAATCTGGGGCATGGCAAGGCGATTCATGGTCACTCAGTGGTAATGGGATATGAAGGGAACCTATTTGTAAGAAGCGCACTAGTGGACATGTATGCTAAAAGTGGGTCGATTTCTGAAGCTAGATCATTGTTTCTAAAGATGTCTGAACGGAATTCTGTTTCCTGGAACTCCATGATATTTGGCTATGCAAATCATGGATACTGCAATGAAGCAATTGAACTTTTCAAGAAAATGCTGAGAGTAGCAGAAAAAGAATTGGATCACTTGACTTTCACTGCGGTTCTTATGGCTTGTGCTCATTGTGGGATGGTGGATCTTGGGGAAAGTTTATTCCAGCTGATGCAGGAAAAATATCGGATCATGCCAAGATTAGAGCATTATGCTTGCATGGTGGATTTATTGGGAAAAGCAGGAATGATTTCTGAGGCCTATGGTTTTATTCGGACAATGCCTATTGAGCCTGATTTATTTGTGTGGGGGGCTTTTTTAGGAGCATGTAGGCAACATGGATGGGTGGATATGGCGGAAATAGCTGTGAAACAATTGGCAAAGCTCGAACCTAAGAGTGCTGGAAGCAGTGTGCTGTTGTTTAGTTTATACATGGATTCAAATAAGTTGGAAAATGCTCTCATGGTGAAGAAGGTGATGAAGAAAAGGAAACTGAGAAATTTTCCTAGCTGTAGTTGGATTGAAGCGATGTAA